The following coding sequences lie in one Kribbella sp. NBC_00709 genomic window:
- a CDS encoding YjbQ family protein, whose protein sequence is MRSELIDITTGGTEVVFDLTSRCEQFVAAEAHQAQGDGLLHLFVPHATAGVAILETGAGSDTDLLAVLAELLPRDFRWGHRHGSPGHGRDHVLPALIPPYASVPVLDGRLMLGTWQSICLVDTNVDNPQRQVRLSWLPG, encoded by the coding sequence ATGCGCTCTGAGCTGATCGACATCACGACCGGCGGGACCGAGGTCGTGTTCGACCTGACGAGCAGGTGCGAGCAGTTCGTCGCCGCCGAGGCCCACCAGGCCCAGGGCGACGGACTGCTGCACCTGTTCGTGCCGCACGCGACGGCCGGGGTCGCGATCCTCGAGACCGGTGCGGGCAGCGACACGGATCTGCTCGCGGTACTGGCGGAGTTGCTGCCGCGCGACTTCCGCTGGGGACACCGGCACGGCTCGCCGGGACACGGACGCGACCACGTGCTGCCCGCGTTGATCCCGCCGTACGCGTCGGTCCCGGTGCTGGACGGGCGATTGATGCTCGGCACCTGGCAATCGATCTGCCTGGTCGACACCAATGTGGACAATCCGCAGCGCCAGGTCCGGCTTTCCTGGCTGCCCGGTTAA
- the leuS gene encoding leucine--tRNA ligase, protein MSEQVEDTPIDRGGYDFNAMQAKWRPVWEKLDPFKAKDDGSAERRYALTMFSYPSGDLHMGHAEVFALHDVLARYWFQQGYDVLNPIGWDSFGLPAENAAIKRNEHPATFTYANIETQAESIRRYAISFDWSRRLHTSDPEYYRWTQWLFLRLYERGLAYRKASYVNWCPHDQTVLANEQVVQGRCERCGHEVTKRELTQWYFKTTDYAQRLLDDMELLQWPEEILLMQRNWIGRSEGAFANFQVEGRDEPIKVFTTRPDTLFGATFMVVAPDAKLAAELVTPEQQAAFDEYLTKVKASTEIERQSTEREKTGVFLGSYAINPVTGQRIPIWAADYVLADYGTGAIMAVPGQDTRDWEFAEKFDLPIVRTVQPSADFEGKAYTGDGPAINSANDEISLDGLDVAEAKSRIIDWLDSKGLGERTINYRLRDWLLSRQRYWGCPIPIIHCPSCGEVPVPDDQLPMELPDLRGADLQPKGVSPLAADREWVEVDCPKCGGKAERDTDTMDTFVDSSWYFLRYLSPEYTDGPFDQAAADRWMSVYQYVGGKEHAVLHLLYARFFVKALHDMGLLTAVEPFTRLLNQGQVINKGKAMSKSLGNGVNLGDMIDEYGVDAVRLTMVFAGPPADDIDWADMSPGGSLKFLQRAWRLAAAVEAPLGSDPSTGDIELRKLTHRTVADAAELIDSHRFNVMVARIMELVNATRKAIDSGAGAADPAVREAAETVSILLSLVAPYTAEDMWAELGHQPTVAKAGWPKVDPALLVQDTVTCVVQVAGKVKDRLEVAPDISDADLEKLALDSDAIQKALDGRGTRKVIVRAPKLVNIVPA, encoded by the coding sequence GTGAGCGAGCAGGTGGAGGACACTCCGATCGACCGGGGTGGCTACGACTTCAACGCCATGCAGGCCAAGTGGCGTCCGGTGTGGGAGAAGCTGGACCCGTTCAAGGCGAAGGACGACGGCTCGGCCGAGCGGCGCTACGCGCTCACGATGTTCTCCTACCCGTCCGGCGACCTGCACATGGGTCACGCCGAGGTGTTCGCGCTGCACGACGTGCTGGCCCGCTACTGGTTCCAGCAGGGGTACGACGTGCTGAACCCGATCGGCTGGGACTCCTTCGGCCTGCCCGCGGAGAACGCCGCGATCAAGCGCAACGAGCACCCGGCGACGTTCACCTACGCCAACATCGAGACCCAGGCCGAGTCCATCCGGCGGTACGCGATCAGCTTCGACTGGTCCCGCCGGCTGCACACGTCCGACCCGGAGTACTACCGCTGGACCCAGTGGCTGTTCCTGCGGCTGTACGAGCGCGGTCTGGCGTACCGCAAGGCGTCGTACGTCAACTGGTGCCCGCACGACCAGACCGTGCTGGCCAACGAGCAGGTCGTCCAGGGGCGCTGTGAGCGCTGCGGGCACGAGGTCACCAAGCGCGAGCTGACCCAGTGGTACTTCAAGACCACGGACTATGCGCAGCGGCTGCTGGACGACATGGAGCTGCTGCAGTGGCCGGAAGAGATCCTGCTGATGCAGCGCAACTGGATCGGCCGGTCCGAGGGCGCGTTCGCGAACTTCCAGGTCGAGGGCCGCGACGAGCCGATCAAGGTCTTCACCACCCGGCCGGACACGCTGTTCGGCGCCACCTTCATGGTGGTCGCGCCGGATGCGAAGCTGGCCGCCGAGCTGGTCACGCCGGAGCAGCAGGCTGCCTTCGACGAGTACCTGACCAAGGTGAAGGCGTCCACCGAGATCGAGCGGCAGAGCACCGAGCGGGAGAAGACCGGTGTCTTCCTGGGCTCGTACGCGATCAACCCGGTGACCGGGCAACGGATCCCGATCTGGGCCGCCGACTACGTGCTGGCCGACTACGGCACCGGCGCGATCATGGCGGTTCCGGGCCAGGACACCCGCGACTGGGAGTTCGCCGAGAAGTTCGATCTGCCGATCGTCCGTACCGTGCAGCCTTCCGCCGACTTCGAGGGCAAGGCGTACACGGGTGACGGCCCGGCGATCAACAGCGCGAACGACGAGATCAGCCTGGACGGGCTGGACGTCGCCGAGGCGAAGTCCCGGATCATCGACTGGCTGGACAGCAAGGGCCTGGGCGAGCGGACGATCAACTACCGTCTGCGCGACTGGCTGCTGAGCCGGCAGCGGTACTGGGGCTGCCCGATCCCGATCATCCACTGCCCGTCCTGTGGCGAGGTGCCGGTCCCGGACGACCAGCTGCCGATGGAGCTGCCGGACCTGCGGGGTGCGGACCTGCAGCCGAAGGGCGTCTCGCCGCTGGCGGCCGACCGCGAGTGGGTCGAGGTCGACTGCCCGAAGTGCGGCGGCAAGGCCGAGCGGGACACGGACACGATGGACACGTTCGTCGACTCGTCCTGGTACTTCCTGCGCTACCTGTCGCCGGAGTACACCGACGGCCCGTTCGACCAGGCTGCGGCGGACCGGTGGATGTCGGTCTACCAGTACGTCGGCGGCAAGGAGCACGCCGTACTGCATCTCCTGTACGCGCGGTTCTTCGTCAAGGCGCTGCACGACATGGGCCTGCTGACCGCCGTCGAGCCCTTCACCCGGCTGCTGAACCAGGGCCAGGTGATCAACAAGGGCAAGGCGATGAGCAAGTCGCTGGGCAACGGCGTGAACCTGGGCGACATGATCGACGAGTACGGCGTGGACGCGGTGCGGCTGACGATGGTGTTCGCCGGTCCGCCCGCCGACGACATCGACTGGGCCGACATGTCGCCGGGGGGCTCGCTGAAGTTCCTGCAACGGGCCTGGCGGCTGGCAGCTGCGGTCGAGGCGCCGCTGGGCTCGGACCCCTCGACCGGTGACATCGAGCTGCGCAAGCTGACCCACCGCACGGTGGCGGACGCGGCCGAGCTGATCGACTCGCACCGGTTCAACGTGATGGTGGCCCGGATCATGGAGCTGGTGAACGCGACCCGGAAGGCGATCGACTCCGGTGCGGGTGCGGCCGACCCGGCGGTCCGCGAGGCGGCCGAGACGGTGTCGATCCTGCTGAGCCTGGTCGCGCCGTACACGGCCGAGGACATGTGGGCGGAGCTGGGCCACCAGCCGACGGTCGCCAAGGCCGGCTGGCCGAAGGTCGACCCGGCGCTGCTGGTCCAGGACACCGTCACCTGCGTGGTCCAGGTCGCCGGCAAGGTGAAGGACCGGCTGGAGGTCGCCCCGGACATCTCCGACGCCGACCTGGAGAAGCTGGCGCTGGACTCGGACGCGATCCAGAAGGCGCTGGACGGCCGTGGCACCCGCAAGGTGATCGTGCGGGCGCCGAAGCTGGTCAACATCGTCCCGGCCTGA